From Paenibacillus sp. PL2-23:
AGCACATCCAGCGACGGCGGCAGCAGGAAGATGAAGATCGCCTCCGGGAACTTCTCTTTCACCTTGAGCGCTCCCTGCACCTCGATCTCCAGAATAACATCCTTGCCGCTTGAGAGGGTGCGATCCACGAAGTCGCGAGGCGTGCCGTAATAATTGCCTACGTATTCCGCGTGCTCCAGAAGCGCGTCGCGCGCGATCATCTCCTGAAACTGCTCTCTTGTCTTGAAAAAATAATTAACGCCGTCAACCTCGCCCTGTCTCGGTTGCCTCGTCGTGGCCGACACGGAGTATACAATCTCCGGCATGCGGCCGCGCAGCGCGGAGCACACCGTTCCTTTCCCCACCCCGGCAGGACCGGACAAAACAATTAACAATCCCATTTGTTCCATACTCCCCGTACTATTCGTCGTTATCGTCATCCTTCGTGGATAAACGATGGGCAACCGTCTCCGGTTGAACCGCTGATAAAATAACGTGATCGCTGTCCGTAATAATAACCGCGCGGGTGCGGCGTCCATAAGTCGCGTCAATCAGCATATGGCGATCGCGCGCTTCCTGAATGATACGTTTAATGGGAGCCGACTCCGGACTTACGATCGAGATAATGCGATTCGCAGACACAATATTGCCGAATCCGATATTAATGAGCTTAATAGCCAAGCCAGGTCCTCCTCCGCCTACGGTCCTTCAATGCGCAACATTTGCACGCTGCCAGCGTAAACGGCCCTCGCCGTCCTTGCGGAGCAGCATGCGTTTCGCGGTGAAAGCCGAGCACTTCAGTATGGTGTAACACATACATGCCCGGAATTCCAAAAAACGACAGAACATTGCTCTATTGTTGACGAATTCATGCATAAGCATACGTATACTCCAACTTATGCCTTATTCTAATTGATTTCTTCCTTTGGAACAAGCAAAAGTTCGTATTTCGTCTCCCGGGCAGCCTCTTTCATCAGGACTGACCCGTCTTCTCCCACACATGGCGGGTTAACTGAACGGCCATGTCATAGAACATAAACGGCGTAATGAGATAGATGCCGTTGAAATGCTGAAGCGCGCAGTCGAGCAGCTCCTTCGCGATGCGAACGCCCTCGGCGCGGCCCTCCGCTCCCTCCAGTCCGGCCATGCGGGCGCGCACCTCCACAGAGAGCTGAATGCCCGGCACCTCATTATGAAGATACTCCGCGTTTCGTCCGTTCGCAAGCGGCATAATCCCGATGAAGACCGGCACGCTCAGATGCTTGGTCGACTCCGCGATCCGCTCCATCAGGGCGGGATCGTACACCGGCTGGGTCATAATATAGTCCGCGCCGGAAGCAATCTTGCGTTCGAGGCGCTGCACCGCCTTGTCCAGATGCTTGACGTTCGGATTGAACGCCGCGCCGACCACAAAGCTCGCCTTCTGCTTCAGCGGCTTGCCTGAGAAGGCTGTCCCCTCATTAAGCTGCTTGATCATCCGAATCATCTCGAACGAGGTCAGATCGTAAACCGAGCTGGAGTCGGGCAGGTCGCCGAAGCGAGCGGGATCCCCGGTCACCGCCAGCACATGGTCGATGCCCAGCGCGTCCAGCCCCATCATATGCGATTGTGTGCCGATCAGGTTGCGGTCTCGGCAAGCGATATGCACAAGCGGCCGAATGTCGACCCTCTCCTGCAGCAGCGCAGCCAGCGCGATATTGCTCATTCGCGTCACGGCGAGGGAGTTGTCCGCCATGGTAATGGCGTCCGCCTTGGCCTTCTTCAGCGCGACCGCGCCTTCCATAAACTTGCGGATGTCGAGATCTCTCGGCGGGTCCAGCTCCACGATAACCGTGTGGCGCTGCTTCACAAGGT
This genomic window contains:
- the remA gene encoding extracellular matrix/biofilm regulator RemA; amino-acid sequence: MAIKLINIGFGNIVSANRIISIVSPESAPIKRIIQEARDRHMLIDATYGRRTRAVIITDSDHVILSAVQPETVAHRLSTKDDDNDE
- the gmk gene encoding guanylate kinase encodes the protein MEQMGLLIVLSGPAGVGKGTVCSALRGRMPEIVYSVSATTRQPRQGEVDGVNYFFKTREQFQEMIARDALLEHAEYVGNYYGTPRDFVDRTLSSGKDVILEIEVQGALKVKEKFPEAIFIFLLPPSLDVLKERITGRGTETQDIIDTRMNVAVEEMNLLRHYDYAVINDEIDAACDRIRSIVIAEHCRRERFMPYVTGMKTAIEKA